In a single window of the Bacteroidota bacterium genome:
- a CDS encoding histidine kinase N-terminal 7TM domain-containing protein produces MDSSLLNSGYIFLVGAFSTLPLMLYAWPRRHFPTVPFFIIGSSLVFLWCLLSAVDHSLGEAIEARTRINNIIYLPIAFSSINWFFFALSFTRRNKWLTWKHILVACIIPATTSVLAITNQQHGIMFGQPSMVEVTNDYYIFTRDLHGWFWVHTLYSYLAILIGSIVIIRAVFGKSRIYRNQGGIMIFGALIPFTANITYLFFQLEIDITPLSMSASAVLFAWGIFRYKLFNLAPVARATVFDCVDDPVVVLDTNECVVDLNPSAAALLELPKKELIGEELSEACLYPLNELADHGAIPEDIILLKNDVETCYRVSSKPITGAKGDHLGRLLMLHDITSLKQKERELQRAKESAEQAATAKSEFLATMSHEIRTPMNGVIGFTSLLLDTELDAEQYEFVNTIRNSGNSLLAIINDILDFSKIEAGKVKIDKHPFTLHTCIEESLDAVCHTAAQKELDLAYFIHPSVPHIISSDATRLRQVLINLLDNAVKFTEAGEITLQVAIEKYPKDVSAPYSLRFSVHDTGVGIPPARVATIFDSFTQVDSSTTRRYGGTGLGLTICKRLIQMMDGAIGVDSIPGKGSEFYFTIEAGEQQRSDLIMPATRTPSIMAGQRILVVSCSEPRCNRLSHLFKRWGIRADFVASAVEALTRADKNAGKNTAPYDAILLDNQLPELDARKLGRTLQAQYQDSPLILISTRNFSPSPKQIKPAALLEKPIKEARLKKVLQSSLSWKSAKEQKSDYLIFDPQLGQTHPLNILIAEDDAINQELARLFFRRLGYTPDIVSNGKLVLKALKEKDYDVIFMDVYMPEMDGLETTRRIIWDDEDDSRPVIVAMTASVTLHDRNQCTLAGMDDFISKPIHLEHLVRILKQLKGLDTASEVV; encoded by the coding sequence ATGGACTCTTCCCTCCTCAATAGCGGATATATTTTTCTAGTTGGCGCCTTTAGCACGTTGCCCCTGATGCTGTATGCGTGGCCTAGGAGACATTTCCCTACCGTACCATTTTTTATCATTGGCAGTTCACTTGTTTTCCTGTGGTGCCTGCTTTCTGCGGTGGATCATAGCCTTGGGGAGGCCATCGAGGCAAGAACAAGGATCAACAACATCATATACCTGCCGATTGCATTTTCCAGCATTAACTGGTTCTTTTTTGCGCTGTCTTTTACCCGGCGCAACAAATGGCTTACCTGGAAACACATATTGGTAGCCTGTATCATACCCGCTACCACCTCAGTTTTAGCGATCACGAATCAGCAGCACGGTATTATGTTCGGCCAGCCAAGCATGGTCGAAGTTACTAATGATTATTACATCTTTACCCGTGATTTACACGGCTGGTTTTGGGTCCACACCCTGTATAGCTACCTCGCCATTCTAATCGGCTCTATTGTAATCATCCGTGCTGTTTTTGGCAAAAGTCGCATTTACAGAAACCAGGGCGGCATCATGATTTTTGGTGCTCTGATCCCTTTCACCGCCAATATTACCTACCTCTTTTTCCAGCTAGAAATTGACATTACCCCCCTGTCGATGTCAGCTTCTGCCGTATTGTTTGCCTGGGGCATTTTCAGGTATAAGCTGTTCAACCTCGCCCCCGTCGCGAGGGCCACGGTCTTTGATTGTGTAGATGATCCGGTTGTCGTCCTTGATACCAATGAGTGTGTCGTTGACTTAAATCCTTCTGCGGCTGCATTGCTGGAATTACCAAAAAAAGAATTGATTGGCGAAGAGCTTTCTGAAGCTTGCCTTTATCCGCTGAATGAACTTGCAGATCACGGTGCTATCCCCGAAGACATAATTCTGCTCAAAAACGATGTAGAGACCTGTTACCGGGTATCGAGCAAACCCATCACTGGAGCCAAAGGGGATCACCTCGGCCGGTTGCTCATGTTGCACGACATCACGTCACTCAAGCAAAAAGAACGGGAGCTACAGCGCGCAAAAGAGAGCGCGGAGCAGGCAGCAACTGCAAAAAGCGAATTCCTCGCCACAATGAGCCACGAAATCCGTACCCCCATGAACGGGGTTATTGGCTTTACCAGTTTGCTGCTTGATACCGAACTGGATGCGGAGCAGTATGAGTTTGTCAATACAATCAGAAACAGCGGCAACAGCCTGCTGGCAATTATCAACGACATACTCGACTTCTCTAAAATCGAAGCCGGCAAAGTTAAAATCGACAAACACCCGTTTACCCTGCATACCTGTATAGAGGAGTCTCTGGACGCGGTGTGCCACACTGCAGCCCAGAAAGAATTGGACCTGGCCTATTTCATCCATCCAAGCGTACCCCATATCATATCCAGCGATGCCACCCGGTTGCGCCAGGTTTTGATCAACCTCCTGGACAATGCTGTCAAGTTCACCGAAGCTGGAGAAATCACGCTTCAGGTTGCCATAGAAAAATATCCCAAAGACGTTTCAGCCCCCTACTCGCTTCGGTTCAGCGTACACGACACTGGCGTAGGCATTCCACCGGCGCGCGTTGCTACCATTTTCGACTCCTTTACCCAGGTAGATAGTTCTACCACCCGCAGGTACGGAGGGACCGGACTCGGCCTGACCATCTGCAAACGACTCATCCAGATGATGGATGGCGCTATTGGCGTCGACAGCATTCCGGGCAAAGGATCTGAGTTTTATTTCACCATAGAAGCCGGTGAGCAGCAACGATCCGACCTGATTATGCCAGCAACGCGCACGCCCAGTATTATGGCCGGTCAACGCATTCTGGTTGTCAGCTGTAGTGAGCCCCGGTGCAATCGGCTTTCACACCTGTTTAAACGCTGGGGTATCCGGGCAGATTTTGTGGCCTCGGCGGTAGAGGCACTTACACGGGCAGACAAAAATGCAGGCAAAAACACTGCACCGTACGATGCCATTTTACTGGACAATCAACTACCAGAACTCGATGCCCGCAAATTGGGGCGCACTCTGCAGGCTCAGTATCAAGACAGCCCGCTCATCCTTATTTCAACGCGCAACTTTTCCCCATCCCCCAAACAAATTAAGCCGGCTGCCTTGCTCGAAAAGCCAATCAAGGAAGCACGACTTAAAAAGGTATTACAGTCATCACTAAGTTGGAAAAGTGCCAAAGAGCAGAAAAGTGATTACCTCATCTTTGATCCACAGTTAGGCCAAACACACCCACTTAACATCCTCATCGCAGAAGACGACGCAATCAACCAGGAACTTGCGCGACTATTTTTCAGGCGGCTGGGGTATACTCCGGATATTGTTTCCAACGGCAAACTGGTACTAAAGGCGCTTAAAGAAAAAGACTACGACGTTATTTTTATGGACGTCTACATGCCTGAAATGGATGGGCTTGAAACAACCCGCAGGATTATTTGGGATGACGAAGATGACTCGCGCCCAGTAATTGTAGCCATGACAGCAAGCGTAACACTGCACGACCGCAACCAGTGCACCCTCGCTGGCATGGACGATTTTATCAGCAAACCTATCCACCTCGAACACCTGGTCCGTATACTAAAGCAGTTAAAAGGACTGGATACTGCAAGCGAGGTAGTCTAA
- a CDS encoding DinB family protein: MINKSLLEELYRHMDWADATVWKKVYGNEAAIADDNVKALLFHVHYAQYAYLQQWNGLPFERLKPDDFVSLDAIYAWMRPHYKMLHGFLANADETGLPGPMSLPWSKYYGRQLGIEPADTTLGETMLHLSCHGIHHRAQLNTLLRKLGTEPPLIDYIAWLWHGRPLAVWENGAAAN; the protein is encoded by the coding sequence GTGATAAATAAATCTTTGCTGGAAGAGCTTTACAGGCACATGGATTGGGCAGACGCCACGGTGTGGAAAAAGGTGTATGGGAATGAAGCAGCAATCGCAGATGACAACGTCAAGGCGTTGCTGTTTCACGTCCATTACGCGCAATACGCCTATTTGCAGCAATGGAATGGGTTGCCTTTTGAGCGGCTAAAACCAGATGATTTTGTGTCTTTGGATGCAATTTATGCGTGGATGCGCCCACACTACAAAATGCTACATGGATTTTTAGCCAACGCAGATGAAACGGGGTTGCCCGGCCCAATGTCGTTGCCCTGGTCTAAATACTATGGCCGGCAACTCGGCATCGAGCCGGCTGATACAACGCTTGGGGAAACCATGCTACACCTCAGTTGCCACGGCATACACCACCGCGCGCAATTAAATACACTGCTACGGAAGCTTGGTACAGAGCCCCCGCTGATCGATTATATAGCCTGGCTCTGGCACGGCCGGCCCCTGGCTGTGTGGGAGAATGGGGCTGCGGCAAACTAG
- a CDS encoding DUF4174 domain-containing protein has translation MRASLTTRLIALLLMLTPITSFAQQDQHFTMKQYRWQHRVVLIFADDPATKNVKALLASIEADTAGFEDRHMVLIRIFEGKATTGKTNIPAQAAAQLQADYNADAAAFRVVLIGKDGGVKLDRTRATSLQDLFALIDTMPMRRQEMRQQEAKKQRTSKKGS, from the coding sequence ATGCGCGCCTCTCTGACAACTCGTTTGATTGCCCTGCTCCTCATGCTGACACCCATAACCTCCTTTGCCCAGCAAGACCAGCACTTTACCATGAAACAGTACCGGTGGCAGCATCGCGTGGTTTTGATTTTTGCTGATGACCCAGCAACAAAGAACGTGAAAGCGCTCCTGGCATCCATTGAAGCAGATACCGCCGGCTTCGAAGACCGCCACATGGTCCTCATTCGTATTTTCGAGGGAAAAGCAACTACGGGTAAAACAAACATTCCTGCACAAGCCGCAGCGCAATTGCAAGCTGATTACAATGCTGATGCTGCCGCGTTCAGGGTTGTGCTTATCGGTAAAGATGGCGGGGTAAAACTCGACCGGACCCGTGCTACTTCATTACAGGACCTTTTTGCATTAATCGACACCATGCCCATGCGCCGGCAAGAAATGAGGCAGCAAGAAGCAAAGAAGCAACGCACATCGAAAAAAGGAAGCTAG